Proteins encoded together in one Peribacillus asahii window:
- a CDS encoding glycosyltransferase family 2 protein has product MNFRLISIIIPSFNEASNIELIYEALVKEFVGVNYDYEILFINDGSTDDTLLRIKKLVLRTQKVKYISFTRNFGKELALLAGFQHVKGEAVIVMDADLQHPCALIHSFINGFEEGYHQVIAQRNRKGDSRFRSFISSLYYCIINKVVDVELRDGCGDFRLLSRKAVDALLMLNEGNRFSKGLFSWIGFNQKIIYYENVPRQNGKTKWSFTKLLNYGIDGVVSFNNRPLRICFYTGAFILLLSLVYIFINLFLIIRNGIAEPGYFTTISSILFLGGIQLLCLGVIGEYIGRIYYETKNRPHYLIEETNIKSGECYEGNRPRVYKIHRSGDY; this is encoded by the coding sequence ATGAATTTTCGCCTCATTTCAATTATCATTCCCTCTTTTAATGAAGCAAGTAATATCGAACTAATATATGAAGCTTTGGTTAAGGAATTTGTAGGGGTTAATTATGATTATGAAATTCTTTTTATTAATGATGGAAGCACGGATGATACGTTACTTCGTATTAAAAAGCTGGTGTTAAGGACCCAAAAAGTAAAATATATTTCGTTCACAAGAAATTTTGGAAAAGAATTAGCACTTTTAGCAGGTTTTCAACATGTTAAAGGTGAAGCGGTGATTGTTATGGACGCAGATTTACAGCATCCTTGTGCGTTAATACACTCTTTTATTAACGGATTCGAAGAAGGGTATCACCAGGTAATTGCCCAACGTAATCGTAAAGGAGATAGTCGGTTTCGTTCGTTCATTTCATCTCTTTACTATTGCATCATTAATAAAGTCGTTGATGTGGAATTAAGAGATGGCTGTGGTGATTTTAGACTTTTAAGCCGCAAAGCTGTTGATGCGCTATTAATGTTAAATGAAGGAAATCGTTTTTCGAAAGGGTTATTTTCTTGGATTGGTTTTAATCAAAAAATTATTTATTATGAAAATGTTCCACGACAAAACGGAAAGACAAAATGGTCGTTTACAAAATTATTGAATTATGGAATTGATGGGGTTGTATCTTTTAACAATAGACCGCTTAGAATCTGTTTTTATACAGGTGCCTTTATTTTATTACTGTCTCTTGTTTATATTTTTATTAATTTATTTCTAATTATAAGAAATGGTATCGCTGAACCTGGGTACTTTACAACGATTTCCTCAATTCTTTTCCTAGGAGGTATTCAACTGCTTTGTCTTGGTGTCATTGGTGAATATATTGGAAGGATTTATTACGAAACTAAAAATCGCCCTCATTATCTAATAGAAGAAACAAATATAAAAAGTGGAGAATGTTATGAAGGTAATCGGCCGAGAGTTTATAAAATTCATCGTAGTGGGGATTATTAA
- a CDS encoding GtrA family protein has product MKVIGREFIKFIVVGIINTFNYYIVYLFLHAILETDYMMAHIVGFITSLVISFFLNSYFTFKVKPTLDKFLKFPLTQLVNIALSSLFLYVFVKHIRINSTIAPVLSIFITVPLTFVITRKILKK; this is encoded by the coding sequence ATGAAGGTAATCGGCCGAGAGTTTATAAAATTCATCGTAGTGGGGATTATTAATACTTTCAATTATTACATTGTGTATTTATTTTTACACGCTATTTTAGAAACAGATTATATGATGGCTCATATAGTTGGTTTTATAACAAGTTTAGTGATTTCATTTTTTTTAAATTCTTATTTTACATTTAAAGTGAAACCAACGTTAGATAAGTTTTTGAAATTTCCATTAACGCAGCTCGTTAATATAGCACTATCTTCTTTGTTTTTGTACGTGTTTGTCAAGCATATCCGTATTAATAGTACGATTGCACCGGTTCTGTCCATCTTCATTACAGTTCCTCTCACTTTTGTTATAACGAGGAAAATACTGAAAAAGTAA
- a CDS encoding YfhO family protein, whose protein sequence is MQKKRNLSILVCSIVLAILAHLFFLHEWTQDRYMVGPNDGLQQIVTFKKLMYEQYTSKNFFYSYRYGLGGGIYSQLAYYFSTSFVFILTVAIVFFFQTVRLIEEPDIIFWANAAVFISVCRLALIIFMTTQVFRYMKSNWLAALTGAAVYGLSIIYFRHVAYWEFFADAMLWIPLLVFGVEKIVREARFGWFTVAVAMTLFNNFYFAYINLIFIMIYIAFRLVIRIEDTETNRWKQFKLYVSSGFIGFGMSAMSFIPAVYGFLNNHRPPYNKPIGIVDFTDNILFTSPVIIVPTLFLLFLFTYSLYKIPTFRLFALISIVFLLLHFSPLAASVFNGFSAPQYRWEYLLSFTMGGATATGLHHLYKLSKKEIVISSLCVITTYFVFYFSDRTLGIYSLPCIVMLMVMILTLILIFGFIWKRNKSWHLLLQLGVLLTLILIVNVCQYAISVVGDLNQVSKNYLVSNEYNGEEQRKLIQQVKNRESDPFYRIDWKVRSLNNTPIVQDFNGLSVYSSILNKDLLFLYLYDLNIDTGRESVSRYATLGNRANLYSMFQGKYMITKKNKKAHIPYGFKKIEESKHYVLYQNTNVLPFVRTTNQLFSEVDLKNSSVLEREHAMLEGVIVPTVNTVNTQIPNVPSVLNDTTIETVGSSFNNNKLSVTKTKGGLDLVIHQPGLDIKDYYVSFHLESLAPNQGFTLKVNDYKTTRKSNQSIYKTGVDDFTIRVPKSKKIKIRLPKGNYILKDLALYEENYHTLETAQKQDYKTAHIKWVRNKLTITYNNQSSDRYMMLPIPFEKGWEVMINNEKQPFEKVNYAFLGFPIKDGINHITLVYYPPFFRISLVLTIVSTILALFILSYDFKR, encoded by the coding sequence ATGCAAAAAAAGCGTAACCTTTCTATTTTAGTTTGCAGCATTGTTCTTGCAATTCTTGCTCACTTGTTTTTTTTACATGAGTGGACACAGGATAGATACATGGTTGGGCCTAATGATGGTTTACAACAGATCGTAACTTTTAAAAAGCTCATGTACGAGCAATATACAAGTAAGAACTTTTTTTACTCTTATCGATATGGTTTAGGTGGGGGAATATACAGTCAATTAGCTTATTATTTCTCGACTTCGTTTGTTTTTATTCTAACTGTAGCTATCGTTTTCTTCTTTCAAACTGTTCGTTTAATTGAGGAGCCAGATATTATCTTTTGGGCAAATGCTGCTGTTTTTATAAGTGTATGCCGGTTAGCGCTCATTATTTTTATGACGACACAAGTTTTTAGATATATGAAGAGTAATTGGCTAGCTGCATTAACAGGGGCTGCTGTTTATGGCCTATCAATCATATATTTCCGTCATGTAGCTTATTGGGAATTTTTTGCGGATGCGATGCTTTGGATTCCGTTGCTTGTCTTTGGCGTAGAAAAAATTGTTCGTGAAGCACGATTCGGATGGTTTACTGTCGCGGTAGCGATGACGCTTTTTAATAATTTTTACTTTGCTTATATCAATCTAATCTTCATTATGATTTATATCGCCTTTCGATTGGTTATTCGAATAGAGGATACCGAAACAAATAGGTGGAAGCAATTTAAATTATATGTTAGCAGCGGGTTCATCGGTTTTGGGATGAGCGCGATGTCGTTTATACCCGCCGTTTACGGTTTTTTGAATAATCATCGACCACCATATAACAAACCAATTGGGATTGTTGATTTTACTGATAATATATTATTTACAAGCCCTGTTATTATAGTACCTACCCTTTTTTTACTTTTTCTTTTTACGTATTCATTATATAAAATTCCGACCTTTCGGTTGTTTGCCTTGATTAGTATTGTTTTTCTTCTTCTTCATTTTAGTCCACTCGCGGCGAGTGTATTTAATGGCTTCTCCGCGCCTCAATATCGCTGGGAATACTTGTTGTCATTTACGATGGGGGGAGCAACAGCCACAGGTTTACATCATTTATACAAGTTAAGTAAAAAGGAAATTGTGATATCAAGTCTTTGTGTTATCACTACATATTTTGTCTTCTATTTCTCTGACCGGACATTGGGTATCTATTCTTTACCATGTATCGTAATGTTAATGGTGATGATTTTAACCCTTATTTTAATCTTTGGTTTCATTTGGAAACGTAACAAGTCATGGCATCTTTTATTGCAGTTAGGGGTTTTACTAACCCTTATACTAATTGTTAATGTTTGTCAATATGCAATTTCAGTAGTGGGTGACCTTAATCAAGTGTCAAAAAATTATTTAGTCAGTAATGAGTACAATGGGGAAGAACAACGTAAATTGATTCAGCAAGTTAAAAATAGAGAATCTGATCCATTTTATCGCATTGATTGGAAAGTCAGGTCCTTGAATAATACACCAATTGTTCAAGATTTTAACGGTCTGAGTGTTTATTCGAGTATCCTAAATAAAGATCTACTCTTTTTGTATTTATATGATTTAAACATTGATACGGGACGGGAAAGTGTAAGTCGTTATGCAACGCTTGGAAATCGGGCTAACTTATATAGCATGTTTCAAGGTAAATATATGATCACAAAAAAAAACAAAAAAGCTCATATTCCATATGGATTTAAGAAAATAGAAGAGTCAAAGCACTATGTCCTATATCAGAATACAAATGTATTACCATTCGTGCGCACGACAAATCAACTTTTTTCCGAAGTGGATTTGAAGAATTCCTCAGTTCTAGAAAGAGAACATGCCATGTTAGAAGGGGTCATCGTACCAACTGTAAATACAGTGAACACTCAAATACCTAATGTACCGAGTGTATTGAATGACACTACCATTGAAACGGTTGGTTCCTCATTTAATAACAATAAATTATCTGTCACAAAGACTAAAGGTGGGCTTGATTTAGTCATCCACCAACCAGGTTTAGATATAAAGGATTATTACGTTAGCTTTCATCTTGAAAGTTTAGCCCCAAATCAAGGATTCACTCTTAAAGTCAATGACTATAAAACAACACGCAAGTCCAATCAATCCATCTACAAAACTGGTGTTGATGATTTCACAATTCGCGTTCCAAAATCAAAGAAAATTAAAATTCGACTGCCAAAAGGCAATTACATTCTTAAAGATTTGGCGTTATATGAGGAGAATTATCACACATTAGAAACGGCGCAAAAGCAAGATTATAAAACAGCTCATATTAAGTGGGTTCGGAATAAATTAACAATTACATATAACAACCAAAGCAGTGATCGTTATATGATGTTGCCGATTCCTTTTGAAAAAGGCTGGGAAGTTATGATTAATAATGAAAAGCAACCATTCGAAAAAGTAAATTATGCTTTTTTGGGATTTCCCATAAAAGACGGGATCAATCATATTACATTAGTTTACTATCCGCCGTTTTTTAGGATTTCTTTAGTTTTAACAATCGTAAGTACCATACTTGCCCTTTTTATTCTCTCGTATGACTTTAAAAGGTAA